AGTTTTGACTTTCAACGAGGTCATATACTTGCTGAGATTGGGCAAAATCGAGGAATTCTTTGGCAAGTCCTGATGGTGCTGGTTTTGTGACTAACATTAGCGGACGAGACAGGGGAAATGTACTATTCTGGACGGTTTTAGTATTGGCTTCTACTCCATTAATCGGCAAAAGTTTGATGGGTGTACCCTCTTTGAGTTCTGATTCAGCAGCACCGATGGAAACGTAGGCTATAGCATTGGGGTTACCAGCAACGGTTTTGATTCCTTGCTGATTGTCTCCAATGACGACACTAGCTTTGATTTGGGAGTTTTCTAGTTTAAAGTAGCTGAGGAACAGTTCTAGGGTAGATCGCCCTTCGGCTTTGTTAATCACGGTGATTGGTGCATCTTTACCGCCAACTTGCTGCCAGTTATTAATTTTGCCTTGGTAAATTGCCACTATTTGCTGATTAGTGAGTTTATTTACGGGATTTTTGGCGTTGACGATGGGACTGATACCATCGCGGGCGATCGCAAATGCTTGTAGTTTCTGGGTTTCGTTTGGCTTCAAACTCCGAGAAACCATTCCAATATCAGCTACCCCACTTTCAGCATCGGCGATTCCCCTAGAAGAACCGCCAGTTTGCACGTCAATTCGCACTCCTGGATGTTTGGCTTCAAAGCGTTTCGCCATTTCAGAGGCTAAAGGTGCGACGGTACTAGAACCTGTCAGGGTAAGTTTGGTTAACTGCTTATTACTAGAATTACAAGCAGTTAAAGTGGAAACAGCAGCGATACTAGCTACTAAGAAAGTTAGATTTCTATTCATATTTACGAACAGCAACTTTGTTGCGGAGAACAGCAAGAACCAGCCGATGAACCAGTGAAAATTGTGACTTGATAATCATCTCCTTTCGTCTCTTTAGGATGGCGTAAAAGAGAACCTTGACAATTAAAAGGTTGAGCTAATTCCAGGGAAATTTCGGTGTAAGGAGGAACGGGAATGAATTCTTGATGATAAGGTCCTTGAGGATTAGTTAAAATCCGGTAAGTTTTATCACAAACTGCGGTTCTTTCACCCCGTTTAAAGGTATGTTTGTCATCATCTTGTACTTGTTTCCAAGGACCTTGATAAATCACAGCTTGGTTGCGTTCCCAACAATCTCCTTCTTTACCTTTAAAGGCTTGAATTGTCATCGAACGGAATTCTATTCCATCAATTGTTTCTACTGGATTAGGACTGCGTTTCAGGATAGAAATTCCATAAAAGCCCACTTGTTCAAACATTTTGAGAAACAAGTCTTCGCGGAAAGCACCTGCAATGCAGCCACTCCAAAGTTCGGGGTTATTCAAGATTTCTAAGTTGGGATCTTCGTCGCAAACAACATCAGAAATGACAACTCTACCACCTGGTTTGAGGACGCGATAGATTTCTCGAAATAGCTGTTGTTTCTCGGCTGGTTCAACTAGGTTTAAAACACAGTTAGATACGACGACATCGACAGTACTATCGGGAATGAGAGGAGATTGTTTTCTCAGGCGATC
This genomic window from Merismopedia glauca CCAP 1448/3 contains:
- a CDS encoding phosphate ABC transporter substrate-binding protein — protein: MNRNLTFLVASIAAVSTLTACNSSNKQLTKLTLTGSSTVAPLASEMAKRFEAKHPGVRIDVQTGGSSRGIADAESGVADIGMVSRSLKPNETQKLQAFAIARDGISPIVNAKNPVNKLTNQQIVAIYQGKINNWQQVGGKDAPITVINKAEGRSTLELFLSYFKLENSQIKASVVIGDNQQGIKTVAGNPNAIAYVSIGAAESELKEGTPIKLLPINGVEANTKTVQNSTFPLSRPLMLVTKPAPSGLAKEFLDFAQSQQVYDLVESQNFVPLTPKVAQTRN
- a CDS encoding methyltransferase domain-containing protein; translated protein: MKEQLEFNVETAVREKYQIAAQKVSVGLCYPAEYNHQDLDHIPEEIIQKDYGCGDPTRYVYPGETVVDLGSGVGKNCYIIAKKVGAKGQVIGVDLNDDMLQTARKYVADIGQTLGYSNVSFVKGKIQDLQLNLDLAETWLQQHPITNVEDLSAWETECDRLRKQSPLIPDSTVDVVVSNCVLNLVEPAEKQQLFREIYRVLKPGGRVVISDVVCDEDPNLEILNNPELWSGCIAGAFREDLFLKMFEQVGFYGISILKRSPNPVETIDGIEFRSMTIQAFKGKEGDCWERNQAVIYQGPWKQVQDDDKHTFKRGERTAVCDKTYRILTNPQGPYHQEFIPVPPYTEISLELAQPFNCQGSLLRHPKETKGDDYQVTIFTGSSAGSCCSPQQSCCS